One stretch of Thermanaerosceptrum fracticalcis DNA includes these proteins:
- a CDS encoding 4-hydroxyphenylacetate 3-hydroxylase family protein: MALKTGQEYIESLRQRNIKVFMFGERVENPVDHPIIRPSINAVAMTYELANQPEYEDLLTATSNLTGKRVNRFTHLHQSTEDLVKKVKMQRLLGQKTGVCFQRCVGMDAFNSIDSVTYEIDQKYGTEYHQRFRKFLAYIQENDLVVDGAMTDPKGDRSLPPSKQADPDLFLRIVEEREDGIVVRGAKVHQTGIVNSHEVLVMPTIAMREEDKDYAVSFAVPTDAKGLFFIYGRQSCDTRSLEEGDIDKGNAKFGGQEALTIFDNVFVPWERVFMCREYDFAGLLVERFAGYHRQSYGGCKVGVGDVLIGATAAVAQFNGVEKASHIKDKLVEMVHLNETLYSCGIACSAEGNRTASGTYLINLLLANVCKLNVTRFPYEIARLAQDIAGGLMVTLPSEKDFRHPELGKYVEKYLQGVAGIPTEDRLRLLRLIENMTLGRAAVGYLTESMHGAGSPQAMRVVIARQANMEKKKELAFELVGIEK, from the coding sequence ATGGCGCTTAAAACAGGACAAGAATACATCGAAAGTTTGCGTCAGCGGAATATTAAGGTGTTTATGTTTGGCGAACGTGTGGAAAACCCGGTAGACCATCCCATTATTAGGCCCTCCATCAATGCGGTGGCCATGACTTATGAACTCGCTAATCAGCCCGAATATGAGGACCTGCTTACGGCCACCTCTAACCTTACAGGAAAAAGAGTCAACCGCTTTACCCACTTACACCAAAGCACCGAAGACTTAGTTAAAAAAGTTAAGATGCAAAGACTGCTTGGACAGAAGACTGGTGTTTGTTTCCAACGCTGTGTAGGTATGGATGCCTTTAATTCCATAGACAGTGTTACCTATGAAATAGATCAAAAATATGGCACTGAATATCATCAGCGCTTCCGTAAGTTTCTGGCCTATATTCAGGAAAATGATTTGGTGGTAGATGGGGCCATGACCGACCCCAAGGGGGATCGCAGCCTTCCGCCCAGCAAGCAGGCAGATCCTGATCTTTTCTTAAGGATCGTGGAAGAAAGGGAAGACGGTATTGTCGTTCGGGGAGCTAAAGTACACCAGACGGGGATTGTCAACTCCCACGAAGTCCTGGTTATGCCTACCATTGCGATGCGGGAAGAGGATAAGGACTATGCGGTAAGTTTTGCTGTTCCAACCGATGCCAAAGGCCTTTTCTTTATCTATGGACGCCAGTCCTGTGATACACGTAGCTTGGAAGAGGGTGACATCGACAAAGGTAATGCTAAGTTTGGTGGGCAAGAAGCGCTTACCATCTTCGATAACGTGTTTGTACCCTGGGAAAGGGTTTTCATGTGCCGTGAGTACGACTTCGCCGGTCTCTTGGTAGAACGGTTTGCCGGTTATCATCGTCAGAGCTATGGCGGCTGTAAAGTTGGTGTGGGCGACGTCCTCATCGGAGCCACTGCTGCTGTGGCCCAATTCAATGGAGTGGAAAAGGCTTCCCATATTAAGGACAAGCTTGTAGAGATGGTTCACCTGAATGAGACTCTGTACTCTTGTGGTATCGCTTGTTCCGCCGAAGGGAACCGGACAGCCTCCGGTACGTATCTCATTAATCTTTTATTGGCCAACGTTTGTAAACTAAACGTTACCCGATTCCCTTATGAGATAGCCAGATTAGCTCAGGATATTGCCGGCGGATTGATGGTAACTTTACCTTCAGAGAAAGACTTCCGTCATCCGGAACTGGGCAAGTATGTTGAGAAATACTTGCAAGGGGTTGCTGGAATACCAACTGAAGACCGCCTCCGCCTGCTCCGCCTCATCGAGAACATGACCTTAGGCCGGGCAGCCGTAGGATACCTTACAGAATCCATGCACGGAGCAGGTTCTCCCCAGGCTATGAGAGTGGTCATTGCGCGTCAGGCTAATATGGAGAAAAAGAAAGAGTTAGCCTTTGAGCTGGTCGGTATAGAAAAATAA
- a CDS encoding sigma 54-interacting transcriptional regulator: MGEDTFFLQYGVEQLKTILEAAHNGIVVIDASGKIVIFNTKAEEIIGLKAAEAIGRPVDEVMPQTGLLHVLRTGEPQLARKTLIGSTYVLSNRTPVIRDGKVVGAIGVFQDISEVEALFKELTAVKECNREMDTIIESLADGIYITDGAGVTLRVNSAYEKITGVRREEVIGRHMDELVKLGYFSESVTILVLQKKQRMTIMQELKTGKTVMVTGIPVVGENGEILRVVTCVRDMTELNRLQKELDEAKTLNDRYYSELEELRLRRLTSMNLVSKSKEMRNIVELAIRLGEVDTTVLVLGESGVGKEVIAHLIHKSSKKKDGPFVTINCGAIPENLMESELFGYESGAFTGAKKEGKPGLFESANGGTVFLDEIGDLPSNLQVKLLRVLQGGEIVRVGGTKSIPIDVRVIAATNKSLEDMVKQGTFREDLYYRLNVVPILIPPLRKRKEDIPALAIHFLKKFNEKYKVNKWFAPEVIEYFTAFAWPGNVRELENMVERLFIVSGNSNVISPDYLPGYVREQVRGENGITVTISEIVPLKEAIEDLERQLIFAAMARYKTTRKAALALGIDQSNVVRKLQKYVDAETHQKDVTSHQN, encoded by the coding sequence ATGGGAGAGGATACATTCTTTCTTCAATATGGAGTAGAGCAACTAAAAACAATTCTGGAAGCAGCACACAACGGGATAGTGGTTATCGATGCATCAGGAAAGATTGTAATCTTTAACACAAAAGCCGAGGAGATCATAGGTTTAAAGGCTGCCGAAGCTATCGGGCGTCCGGTTGATGAAGTGATGCCCCAAACGGGGCTCTTACACGTTCTAAGAACTGGTGAGCCTCAACTGGCCCGAAAAACATTAATCGGTAGCACCTATGTACTCTCTAATCGCACGCCCGTAATCCGGGATGGCAAGGTGGTGGGGGCTATCGGGGTATTTCAGGATATTTCCGAGGTAGAGGCTCTTTTTAAGGAACTAACGGCAGTAAAAGAATGCAATCGGGAAATGGACACCATCATCGAGTCATTAGCCGATGGTATCTACATCACAGACGGCGCCGGAGTTACCCTCCGCGTAAACAGCGCCTATGAAAAGATTACCGGGGTTCGACGGGAAGAAGTTATTGGAAGACATATGGACGAGTTGGTGAAACTCGGCTATTTTTCGGAATCCGTCACCATTTTGGTGCTGCAGAAAAAGCAACGGATGACCATTATGCAGGAACTAAAGACAGGAAAGACAGTAATGGTAACCGGTATTCCGGTAGTCGGGGAAAATGGTGAGATACTCAGGGTGGTGACCTGTGTTCGTGATATGACCGAATTAAATAGATTGCAGAAGGAATTGGATGAGGCTAAAACGCTCAATGATCGGTATTACTCCGAATTGGAAGAACTTCGCTTAAGACGTCTTACGTCCATGAATTTAGTATCTAAAAGTAAAGAAATGCGTAATATCGTAGAATTGGCCATCCGTTTGGGCGAGGTGGATACTACCGTCCTGGTGCTTGGGGAATCTGGTGTTGGTAAGGAAGTGATTGCACACCTGATTCATAAATCCAGCAAAAAGAAAGATGGTCCCTTTGTCACCATCAACTGTGGGGCAATTCCCGAGAATTTAATGGAATCTGAGTTGTTCGGTTACGAATCGGGAGCCTTTACCGGAGCAAAAAAAGAGGGGAAGCCGGGACTCTTTGAGTCTGCCAATGGAGGGACCGTTTTTTTGGATGAGATCGGTGACCTGCCCAGCAATTTGCAAGTGAAGTTGTTAAGGGTTTTACAGGGTGGAGAAATAGTGCGTGTGGGTGGGACAAAGTCCATACCTATTGATGTCCGTGTCATTGCCGCAACAAATAAGAGCTTGGAGGACATGGTTAAGCAGGGCACTTTCCGTGAAGACCTTTATTATCGCTTAAATGTAGTTCCTATTCTTATCCCTCCTCTCAGGAAGCGTAAAGAAGATATACCTGCTCTGGCCATTCATTTTTTGAAAAAGTTTAACGAGAAATATAAAGTAAACAAATGGTTTGCGCCGGAAGTAATTGAATATTTTACCGCTTTTGCCTGGCCCGGCAACGTACGGGAGTTAGAAAATATGGTAGAAAGATTGTTTATAGTTTCGGGCAACAGTAACGTCATTTCTCCCGACTACTTGCCCGGTTACGTTCGTGAACAGGTGAGGGGTGAGAACGGTATCACAGTGACCATCTCTGAAATCGTACCATTGAAAGAGGCTATAGAAGATTTAGAACGGCAATTGATTTTTGCGGCTATGGCGCGGTATAAGACAACGCGTAAGGCAGCCCTGGCCTTAGGAATCGACCAGTCCAATGTAGTACGAAAACTGCAAAAATATGTCGATGCGGAAACACATCAAAAGGATGTAACTTCACATCAAAATTAA